In a genomic window of Sulfurimonas denitrificans DSM 1251:
- the trmA gene encoding tRNA (uridine(54)-C5)-methyltransferase TrmA, which produces MNCKYFGICGACIVYDGGYETQLSQKVELNKELFAPFYMGKISVFESPRSNYRSRSEFKIWHEGDEKINYAMNRADKGGVILIDECPQVSSAIFALMPKLLRAIKRHKIDFKLFGVDFLSSNSGEIVVSLLYHRALDSTFKEIAEIISDELDIYIIGRSRGQKVVIKQDYVTEILHVDGVEFKFNYIENSFTQPNAKVNEQMIGWALRELPNMDADLLELYCGAGNFTIPFASKYRKILATEISKSSINAAKSNMSLNKVKNISFVRMGVEEFVEALDGVRIFNRMKEIDIDSYEIKTIFVDPPRSGMDEATCRFASRYENIIYISCNPQTLLRDLELLTKTHNVIDMALFDQFPYTHHAEMGAKLVKK; this is translated from the coding sequence TTGAATTGTAAATATTTTGGAATATGTGGTGCATGTATAGTATATGATGGTGGATATGAGACTCAACTCTCACAAAAAGTAGAGTTAAACAAAGAACTGTTTGCACCTTTTTATATGGGTAAAATTTCTGTTTTTGAGTCTCCTCGCAGTAACTACCGCTCAAGAAGTGAGTTTAAAATCTGGCATGAGGGAGATGAGAAAATCAATTATGCTATGAATAGAGCAGATAAAGGCGGTGTTATCCTTATTGATGAGTGTCCGCAAGTTAGTAGTGCTATTTTTGCTCTTATGCCAAAACTCTTAAGGGCAATAAAACGCCATAAGATAGACTTTAAACTCTTTGGCGTAGATTTTTTAAGCTCAAATAGTGGCGAGATAGTAGTCTCTTTGCTTTATCACAGAGCTTTAGACTCCACTTTTAAAGAGATTGCAGAGATAATCTCTGATGAATTAGACATCTATATAATCGGCAGAAGCAGAGGTCAAAAAGTAGTTATCAAACAAGATTATGTAACTGAGATACTACATGTAGATGGTGTTGAGTTCAAATTTAATTATATTGAAAACAGTTTCACACAGCCAAATGCAAAAGTTAATGAGCAGATGATTGGATGGGCGCTAAGAGAGCTTCCTAATATGGACGCCGATTTGTTAGAACTATATTGTGGTGCTGGAAATTTTACAATACCTTTTGCTTCAAAATATAGAAAAATTTTAGCAACAGAAATTTCAAAATCTTCAATAAATGCTGCAAAATCAAATATGTCCTTAAACAAAGTGAAAAATATTTCCTTTGTTCGCATGGGAGTTGAAGAGTTTGTAGAAGCTCTTGATGGTGTGAGAATTTTTAATAGAATGAAAGAGATAGATATAGACTCTTATGAGATTAAAACTATCTTTGTAGATCCGCCAAGAAGTGGAATGGATGAGGCTACATGTAGATTTGCCTCAAGATATGAAAATATAATTTATATCTCATGTAACCCTCAAACTCTTCTTAGGGATTTAGAACTTCTTACAAAGACACATAACGTGATAGATATGGCTCTTTTTGATCAGTTCCCATATACACATCACGCTGAAATGGGTGCAAAACTTGTTAAAAAATAG
- a CDS encoding mechanosensitive ion channel domain-containing protein yields MSKIFFYLLIASSLLFSDILKSEVKPTQEELERIKIEQERAVKDKISQLVSELKVIEERISKRDSVWIKSYASYLTSLEVRESLDKIVERINYLQKKRDKSLSEADELNALLGREKILTSQIEKLKRKDSSPFSNLITPPNIDEIASVTNPLDIFMGISLMKTLDKDFSDYVLKKDELNKLIILLRAEINIYTQIEAIDTEHKYKEQLDFKLKQLERFESALDTMNVTVDVYEKRLDIITVNINKDIEVQILKLIKIAVTIFVVFLIFFLLKLIIKKYIKDNERFYMANKIITFINFTLIILILFFSYIENANYLVTILGFASAGIAIAMKDWFMSILGWLVIVFGGSVHVGDRIRVDMDGMQYVGDVMDISLLRMTILEDITLTAVTQNRRAGRIIFIPNNYIFTRMIANYTHSSLKTVWDGVKITITFDSNHKKAMHLAKEITKKFSKGYTDITRKQLNKLRSNYSLKNTNVEPRIFSFIEPNGICIDAWYLTNAYGTLTLRSVISTEIIDAFLAEDDITIAYPTQMLHMEASAKRKPPFESDEVV; encoded by the coding sequence ATGAGTAAAATATTTTTTTATCTACTTATCGCCTCATCACTACTCTTTAGCGATATTTTAAAGAGTGAGGTAAAGCCTACTCAAGAAGAGCTAGAACGTATAAAAATAGAGCAAGAGAGAGCTGTAAAAGATAAAATTTCTCAACTTGTCTCAGAGTTAAAAGTTATTGAAGAGAGGATTTCTAAAAGAGATAGTGTTTGGATAAAGAGTTATGCCTCTTATCTTACCTCTTTGGAAGTTCGAGAGAGTCTTGATAAAATTGTGGAGAGAATTAACTATCTTCAAAAAAAGAGAGATAAATCACTTAGTGAAGCAGATGAGCTAAATGCGCTTCTTGGTCGTGAGAAGATTTTAACATCACAAATTGAGAAATTAAAAAGAAAAGATAGCTCACCATTCTCAAACCTGATAACTCCGCCAAATATCGATGAGATTGCATCTGTTACAAATCCGTTAGATATTTTTATGGGTATCTCTTTGATGAAAACTCTAGATAAAGATTTCAGTGATTATGTTCTAAAAAAAGATGAACTAAATAAGCTAATAATACTATTAAGAGCAGAAATAAATATATACACTCAAATAGAAGCGATAGATACAGAGCATAAATATAAAGAACAGCTAGATTTTAAACTAAAACAGTTAGAGAGATTTGAATCAGCACTAGACACTATGAATGTTACAGTAGATGTTTATGAAAAAAGATTAGATATCATAACGGTAAATATAAATAAAGATATAGAAGTTCAAATTTTAAAACTTATTAAAATAGCTGTAACTATTTTTGTTGTTTTCTTGATATTTTTCTTATTAAAACTTATCATTAAAAAATATATTAAAGATAATGAACGCTTCTATATGGCAAATAAAATTATCACTTTTATCAACTTTACGCTCATTATTTTAATTCTATTTTTTAGTTACATTGAAAATGCAAACTATCTTGTTACTATTTTGGGGTTTGCTTCTGCTGGTATTGCAATTGCTATGAAAGATTGGTTTATGAGCATACTTGGCTGGCTTGTAATTGTCTTTGGCGGAAGTGTACATGTAGGAGATAGAATCCGTGTTGATATGGATGGAATGCAGTATGTTGGTGATGTTATGGATATCTCACTTCTTCGTATGACTATACTTGAAGATATAACACTCACCGCAGTTACTCAAAATAGAAGAGCTGGACGAATTATTTTCATACCAAATAACTATATCTTTACAAGAATGATAGCAAACTACACACACAGTTCACTAAAGACCGTTTGGGATGGAGTTAAGATAACTATAACCTTTGATTCTAACCACAAAAAAGCGATGCATTTAGCAAAAGAGATAACTAAGAAATTCTCAAAAGGCTACACAGACATCACAAGAAAACAGCTCAACAAACTAAGAAGCAACTATAGCCTTAAAAATACAAATGTTGAGCCTAGAATTTTCTCTTTCATTGAGCCAAATGGTATCTGTATAGATGCTTGGTATTTAACAAATGCTTATGGAACTCTTACACTAAGAAGTGTCATCTCAACAGAGATAATAGACGCTTTTTTAGCAGAAGATGATATAACTATTGCGTATCCTACACAGATGCTTCATATGGAGGCATCTGCTAAGAGAAAGCCTCCATTTGAGAGCGATGAAGTAGTATAA
- the nosD gene encoding nitrous oxide reductase family maturation protein NosD, producing the protein MFKTVLFICFAFVLSADANLLQEAIDSAPIGATIKLSAGIYKGNIVINKPITILGKEEGVIIEGSSSQNVITIKSSSVKLENLKIIKSGSRLDSMDAAIFINNSQKITIQKCVIEDSLYGIFMDNVSNSAILNNKISSNGQDIGLRGDALRLWFSHNNIIEGNSFIKSRDIVLMRSNSNTLSNNYIQECRYAIFTEHSKDIIIDSNIIKDSAVSILLEGSRDINITKNSIAGRYGTQTNLGILFRGASNVRIESNNIWQCNQALYIDNSPKIRDTKNWILDNRISYNTRGLNFKNESVRNVIKSNELFGNMDNIMTDSYNGKSNENEIESNYWDDYEGFDRNQDNIGDSSYKKYLYLDQLWVSNPKLLFFYGSPVLSMLNFLLKVAPFMEPIFLVEDKKPIFKASY; encoded by the coding sequence ATGTTTAAAACAGTTCTTTTTATCTGTTTTGCTTTTGTACTTAGTGCAGATGCAAATCTACTTCAAGAGGCGATTGACTCTGCTCCTATTGGCGCTACCATAAAACTATCAGCTGGGATTTATAAAGGCAATATTGTGATAAATAAGCCTATCACTATTTTAGGCAAAGAAGAAGGCGTAATTATAGAAGGCTCTAGTAGCCAAAATGTGATAACAATAAAAAGTTCTTCTGTAAAATTAGAAAATTTAAAAATCATTAAAAGCGGCAGTAGGCTAGATAGTATGGATGCTGCTATTTTCATAAACAATTCTCAAAAAATAACCATTCAAAAATGTGTAATTGAAGATTCTCTTTATGGTATTTTTATGGATAATGTCAGCAACTCTGCTATTTTAAACAATAAAATTTCATCAAATGGACAAGATATAGGTCTTAGAGGTGACGCTCTTCGCCTTTGGTTTAGCCATAACAATATCATAGAAGGCAACTCATTTATAAAGTCAAGAGATATCGTCTTGATGCGCTCAAATAGCAATACTCTTAGCAATAACTATATACAAGAGTGCAGATATGCTATATTTACAGAGCACTCAAAAGATATCATTATTGATAGTAATATAATCAAAGATAGTGCAGTAAGCATACTTCTTGAGGGGAGTCGTGATATCAATATAACAAAAAACAGTATAGCTGGGCGTTATGGCACTCAGACAAATTTGGGAATTCTCTTTAGGGGAGCTTCAAATGTGCGCATAGAGTCTAACAATATTTGGCAATGCAATCAAGCTCTCTATATTGACAACTCTCCAAAAATTCGTGATACAAAAAACTGGATATTAGATAATAGAATCAGCTACAACACAAGAGGTCTTAATTTTAAAAATGAGAGCGTAAGAAATGTTATAAAAAGCAATGAGCTCTTTGGCAATATGGATAATATAATGACAGATAGTTATAACGGCAAAAGTAATGAAAATGAGATAGAGTCAAACTACTGGGATGATTATGAGGGATTTGATAGAAACCAAGACAATATTGGTGATAGCTCATATAAAAAGTATCTATATCTTGACCAGTTATGGGTGTCTAATCCCAAATTGCTATTTTTTTATGGATCTCCCGTTCTCTCTATGCTGAATTTTTTGTTAAAAGTAGCCCCATTTATGGAGCCTATTTTTTTAGTAGAAGATAAAAAGCCTATTTTTAAAGCCTCTTACTAG
- a CDS encoding AAA family ATPase has translation MVGSKTNRVVLYVSASLVVILILFAMLRDNAEPITLANATKILENKSVKSVISSQDYIYLKTDKEIYKIASSQVSPKMFTNYEVSIKNSSNIVIYFLFLVLFLGFAALLYRWFQKNEYFNVAKADSGSYGSKQEGSRPIESIKSDVTFDDIGGISDVKSELEEIIDFMKKPKRYKSFGARMPRGVLLVGPPGVGKTMIAKAVANAAGVPFYYQSGASFVQIYVGMGAKRVHELFAAAKNSAPAIIFIDEIDAVGKKRDGQRSDEREATLNQLLTEMDGFENSSGIIVIAATNKIDVLDSALLRAGRFDRRIFVELPTNKERALILSKYLQKVPNEVDVKTIANMTVGFNGASLAALVNEASLLAIRQHDFQVTIDHFDHVKDKVMFGKKKLQILSEMQKRFRVTYQAAKVVCATYYDLPFEKILLSNEKLTPSTDEPLIKHELESRVKMLLAGIVACNIKYNEHASSAKADLDEAKEIILKMIEEYGMGSTLIAKESEKEILINRLYNETKSLLESLQSVIKRVEDVLNERENISKLEVKKYINEVL, from the coding sequence ATGGTAGGGTCTAAAACAAATAGAGTTGTACTTTATGTATCCGCATCTTTAGTTGTTATACTTATCTTATTTGCGATGTTAAGGGATAATGCAGAGCCTATTACACTTGCTAATGCTACGAAAATTTTAGAAAACAAAAGTGTAAAAAGTGTTATCTCATCACAAGATTATATATATTTAAAAACTGATAAAGAGATATATAAAATAGCATCTTCGCAAGTATCGCCAAAAATGTTCACAAACTATGAAGTCTCTATAAAAAATAGCTCCAATATAGTAATATATTTTCTTTTTTTAGTTCTATTTTTAGGTTTTGCAGCACTGTTATATAGATGGTTTCAAAAAAATGAGTACTTTAATGTTGCCAAGGCAGATAGTGGCAGTTACGGCTCCAAACAAGAGGGTTCAAGACCAATAGAGTCTATTAAAAGTGATGTTACTTTTGATGATATTGGTGGGATAAGTGATGTAAAAAGTGAGCTTGAAGAGATTATAGATTTTATGAAAAAACCAAAACGATATAAAAGTTTTGGTGCAAGAATGCCTCGTGGCGTGCTCTTAGTTGGTCCTCCTGGAGTTGGAAAGACAATGATTGCAAAAGCTGTTGCAAACGCTGCTGGAGTACCATTTTACTACCAAAGTGGCGCCTCTTTTGTTCAGATATATGTTGGAATGGGTGCAAAAAGAGTTCATGAACTCTTTGCTGCTGCTAAAAACAGTGCTCCTGCAATTATATTTATAGATGAGATTGACGCTGTTGGTAAGAAAAGAGATGGACAAAGAAGTGATGAGAGAGAAGCAACACTAAATCAGCTCTTAACAGAGATGGATGGTTTTGAAAATTCAAGCGGAATCATAGTCATAGCCGCAACAAACAAGATAGATGTTTTAGATTCAGCACTCCTTAGGGCTGGAAGGTTTGATAGAAGAATCTTTGTAGAGCTTCCAACAAATAAAGAAAGAGCACTGATACTCTCTAAATATCTACAAAAAGTTCCTAACGAGGTAGATGTAAAAACTATAGCAAATATGACTGTTGGCTTTAATGGTGCATCTTTGGCAGCACTTGTAAATGAAGCTTCACTTCTAGCTATCAGACAACATGATTTTCAAGTAACCATAGATCACTTTGATCATGTAAAAGACAAAGTGATGTTTGGTAAGAAAAAACTTCAAATTCTAAGTGAGATGCAAAAGAGATTTCGTGTTACTTATCAAGCAGCAAAAGTTGTTTGTGCCACCTATTATGATCTACCTTTTGAGAAGATATTGCTCTCAAACGAGAAGCTTACGCCATCAACTGATGAGCCACTTATAAAACATGAGCTAGAGTCAAGAGTAAAAATGCTCTTAGCTGGTATAGTTGCATGTAATATCAAATATAACGAGCATGCAAGCAGTGCAAAAGCTGATTTGGATGAGGCAAAAGAGATTATCTTAAAAATGATTGAAGAGTATGGAATGGGCTCAACTCTTATTGCAAAAGAGAGTGAGAAAGAGATACTAATAAATAGACTCTATAATGAGACAAAAAGTCTCTTAGAATCGCTGCAGAGCGTTATTAAAAGAGTAGAAGATGTCTTAAATGAGAGAGAGAACATATCTAAGTTAGAAGTTAAAAAGTATATAAATGAAGTTTTATAG
- the mtaB gene encoding tRNA (N(6)-L-threonylcarbamoyladenosine(37)-C(2))-methylthiotransferase MtaB, whose product MKKKVYFKTFGCRTNLYDSQVMMSSLKEYDITENESEADVVVINSCTVTNGADSHVRSYISHVEKNGGAKIFLTGCGAHTKGESLLSQGRVAGVFGQSEKVKIDEMLNKDEPFYEPGDLNHIDESVVDDFIGKSRAFIKIQEGCNFRCSYCIIPYVRGDARSMDEEKILEQIRRLARNGFGEFILTGTNVGSYGQKNDSSIASLMKKISQIRGVRRIRVGSVEPIQINDEFKEILDEPWLERHLHIALQHTSPQILKLMNRRNVYKQDRELFELLSSKGFAIGTDFITGHPGESSSLWSEAMRNVKELPLTHLHAFTYSKRDSTPSATMKPEVSGAVAKERLHELESIVKEKNFAFRKAFRGTLDVLIESQKDDFFIGYDQHFNKIVVRSDEDLLGNWINISDYEVKEESNYGRV is encoded by the coding sequence ATGAAGAAAAAAGTATATTTTAAAACATTTGGATGTAGAACAAATCTTTATGATTCTCAAGTCATGATGAGCTCACTAAAAGAGTACGATATAACTGAGAATGAGAGTGAAGCGGATGTTGTAGTTATCAACTCCTGTACGGTTACAAATGGAGCAGATTCACATGTACGTTCATATATCTCACATGTAGAAAAAAACGGTGGTGCTAAAATCTTTTTAACAGGATGCGGAGCACATACAAAAGGTGAGAGCCTTTTGTCACAAGGCAGAGTCGCTGGAGTTTTTGGGCAGAGTGAAAAAGTAAAAATTGATGAGATGTTAAACAAAGATGAGCCTTTTTATGAACCTGGGGATTTAAACCACATAGATGAGAGCGTTGTTGATGATTTTATTGGTAAGAGCAGAGCTTTTATTAAAATTCAAGAGGGTTGTAACTTTCGTTGTTCCTACTGTATCATCCCTTATGTTCGTGGTGATGCTAGAAGTATGGATGAAGAGAAGATTTTAGAGCAGATAAGAAGATTGGCTCGTAATGGTTTTGGAGAGTTTATTTTAACTGGAACAAATGTTGGAAGCTATGGTCAAAAGAATGATAGTTCGATAGCGTCACTTATGAAAAAAATATCTCAAATTCGAGGTGTTAGACGCATTAGGGTTGGAAGTGTTGAGCCTATTCAGATAAACGATGAGTTTAAAGAGATTTTGGATGAGCCATGGCTGGAGCGTCATCTTCACATCGCTTTGCAACATACATCTCCGCAAATACTGAAATTGATGAACAGGCGAAATGTTTACAAGCAAGATAGAGAGCTTTTTGAACTACTCTCAAGTAAGGGTTTTGCTATTGGAACAGACTTTATAACAGGACATCCAGGAGAGAGCAGTTCGCTTTGGAGTGAAGCTATGAGAAATGTAAAAGAGCTACCACTTACTCATCTACATGCATTTACCTACTCAAAACGTGATTCAACTCCATCAGCTACAATGAAGCCAGAAGTAAGTGGCGCAGTAGCCAAAGAGAGACTTCATGAGTTGGAGAGTATTGTAAAAGAGAAAAATTTTGCTTTTAGAAAAGCCTTTAGAGGTACACTTGATGTTCTTATAGAGAGTCAAAAAGATGATTTTTTTATAGGATATGATCAACATTTTAACAAAATAGTTGTGCGCTCAGATGAAGATTTACTGGGAAACTGGATAAATATTAGTGATTATGAGGTAAAAGAGGAGTCTAACTATGGTAGGGTCTAA
- the aroB gene encoding 3-dehydroquinate synthase has product MQVHIELKKVVDNSYDITIGTLPTLHFDTKVAVVTNSTISALHLEYLLSKISAKELYVVTLRDGEEYKNQQSIDTILEALFENRFNRKSMIIAFGGGVIGDMSGYAASIYQRGIDFIQIPTTLLSQVDASVGGKTGMNNRYGKNLVGAFHQPRAVYIDPHFLTTLPPREFGAGVAEIVKMAVTFDKDFFEFLERADLSKPEILQEAIKKALQTKAKVVTQDEKEQGIRAALNYGHTFGHVVENETAYKEFLHGEAVAIGMVMANEMAIKMNYMFEKEALRVKALLQKYNLPTTYAIKDVKAFYEAFFLDKKSSDSAITFILPLGIGDVVITDKVDTGTIMCVLNKFGKQ; this is encoded by the coding sequence ATGCAAGTACATATAGAGCTTAAAAAAGTTGTAGATAACTCTTACGACATAACCATAGGCACACTTCCTACCCTCCATTTTGACACAAAAGTAGCAGTTGTTACAAACTCTACAATCTCTGCTCTTCACTTAGAGTATCTCTTGTCAAAGATAAGCGCAAAAGAGCTTTATGTTGTAACTCTAAGGGATGGAGAAGAGTATAAAAATCAACAGAGTATTGACACAATCCTTGAGGCTCTTTTTGAAAACCGTTTCAACCGCAAATCAATGATTATTGCATTTGGTGGCGGAGTTATTGGTGATATGAGCGGATATGCTGCTAGCATCTATCAAAGAGGGATAGATTTTATCCAGATTCCAACTACACTTTTATCTCAAGTTGATGCAAGCGTTGGCGGTAAAACAGGGATGAATAACAGATATGGAAAAAATCTAGTCGGTGCATTTCATCAACCTCGCGCTGTCTATATAGACCCACACTTTTTAACAACTCTTCCACCAAGAGAGTTTGGTGCTGGAGTTGCTGAGATAGTGAAGATGGCTGTTACTTTTGATAAAGATTTTTTTGAGTTTTTAGAGAGGGCTGATTTAAGCAAGCCAGAAATCTTGCAAGAAGCGATAAAAAAAGCTCTTCAAACTAAGGCTAAAGTTGTAACTCAGGATGAAAAAGAGCAGGGGATTAGAGCTGCACTAAACTATGGGCACACATTTGGACATGTTGTTGAAAATGAGACTGCTTACAAAGAGTTTTTACATGGAGAAGCTGTAGCCATCGGAATGGTGATGGCAAACGAGATGGCGATAAAGATGAACTACATGTTTGAAAAAGAGGCTCTAAGGGTTAAGGCACTTTTACAAAAGTATAACTTGCCGACAACTTATGCCATTAAAGATGTAAAAGCGTTTTATGAGGCTTTCTTTCTGGATAAAAAGAGTTCTGACTCTGCTATAACTTTCATTCTTCCTCTTGGAATTGGGGATGTTGTAATTACAGATAAAGTTGACACTGGTACCATTATGTGTGTTTTGAACAAATTTGGAAAGCAGTAG
- the mog gene encoding molybdopterin adenylyltransferase, translating to MNTIKIGVITASDRASKGIYEDISGVAIQDTMKEYLKSEFEIVYRCIPDEQEMIEKTMIELSDKQECCLIVTTGGTGPALRDVTPEATQNVCEKMMPGFGELMRQVSLQYVPTAILSRQSAGIRGKSLIINLPGKPKSIRECLDAVFPAVPYCIDLINGPYIETNEEVIKAFRPKV from the coding sequence ATGAACACAATAAAAATAGGCGTAATAACAGCAAGTGATAGAGCAAGTAAAGGAATATATGAAGATATATCTGGAGTCGCCATTCAAGATACAATGAAAGAGTATTTAAAGAGTGAGTTCGAGATAGTTTATAGATGTATCCCTGATGAGCAAGAGATGATAGAAAAAACGATGATAGAACTTAGTGACAAGCAAGAGTGTTGTTTAATAGTTACAACTGGTGGAACAGGACCAGCGTTAAGAGATGTCACTCCAGAAGCAACACAAAATGTATGCGAAAAAATGATGCCAGGATTTGGCGAACTTATGCGCCAAGTAAGCTTACAATATGTTCCAACGGCTATACTCTCAAGACAGAGTGCAGGTATTAGAGGTAAAAGCCTTATTATTAATCTACCAGGAAAGCCAAAATCTATCCGTGAGTGTCTTGATGCAGTTTTTCCTGCTGTTCCATATTGTATAGACCTCATAAATGGACCATATATAGAGACAAATGAAGAGGTTATAAAAGCTTTTCGACCAAAGGTTTAG
- the bioV gene encoding pimelyl-ACP methyl ester esterase BioV has product MKFYSGFTLKNENIYFDKYINKSRYTICGFSYGAIKAIKDVKEHLRDLKRVDTLQLFSPAFFQNRDEKFKKTQIVGFIKNRDLYIENFTKMCFHPYPQKSVEHNEDDIDELRELLFYEWNKNELQEIAQSGVNIEVYLGKKDQIIDTDIAKAFFLEFATLTCIKDANHFLLTS; this is encoded by the coding sequence ATGAAGTTTTATAGCGGTTTTACTCTGAAAAATGAAAATATATATTTTGATAAATATATAAATAAAAGCAGATATACGATTTGTGGGTTTAGTTATGGAGCAATTAAAGCTATAAAGGATGTTAAAGAGCATTTGAGAGATTTAAAAAGAGTAGATACTCTTCAACTGTTTTCACCAGCTTTTTTTCAAAACAGAGATGAAAAGTTTAAAAAAACGCAAATAGTCGGGTTTATAAAAAATAGAGATTTATATATAGAGAATTTTACTAAAATGTGTTTTCACCCATACCCTCAAAAAAGCGTAGAGCATAATGAGGATGACATTGACGAGTTAAGAGAACTCCTCTTTTATGAGTGGAACAAAAATGAGCTCCAAGAGATAGCTCAAAGTGGCGTAAATATAGAGGTTTATCTTGGCAAAAAAGATCAGATTATAGATACTGATATTGCTAAAGCTTTCTTTTTAGAGTTTGCTACACTAACATGTATAAAAGATGCAAACCACTTTTTATTAACTTCTTAG